A genomic window from Flavobacterium johnsoniae includes:
- a CDS encoding amidohydrolase family protein, with the protein MKKALLLLFLSLFLTKMHAQDYFPVNESVHNKSKNYTVFTNATIYVTPTQKIEKGTLLIQDGKVIAVGTNVTIPKNSISVDLTGKTIYPSFIDIYTNFGIEIPKNNLSPGRNRNQIYDTKKSGYYWNESIRPEVNGYESFKYDQPKADELLKAGFGVVGTHVVDGVAQGSGVLVALNNEDKSKQIIANKITNHFAFTKSALTSQAYPSSLMGMMALLRQMYLDLDWYKKGNSETKDLSLEALAANEKLIQVFATEDKLNSLRASKIAKEFGLNYILKGSGNEFERIEEIKNTNAKFIIPINFPEAYDVSNPYLSNQIELTDMRFWNQAPTNLKVLSDNGVVFALTTDKLKKIEDFKPNLLKAIKYGFDKTKALEALTTVPAALLGKSNEVGSLKTGSFANFIITSGEIFDEKTVLYENWVQGSKFILNDIKAKDIRGNYDLTVGKDIYKWKIDGTAEAQKSEITTADSKKIKSTFSIAKNWITLVIKPADTIKSNFTRLTGFIENQQNLSGKATLSNGEELVWNAVKTSPFVAVKDTAKAEKPNPIMPVTYPNVAFGDTKKQSAQTLLFKNATVWTNEKEGILTESDVLIKNGKIAAIGKNLSDAGATVIDSKGKHITSGIIDEHSHIAISKGVNESGHNSTAEVTIQDVVNSEDINIYRDLAGGVTISQLLHGSANPIGGRSAIVKWKWGSSPEEMLYKNQPKFIKFALGENVKQANWGIDNPTRFPQTRMGVEQVFTDYFQLAKEYDENWKKFNSGNKKGKAPRVDLELQTLAEILNKERFITCHSYIESEILMLMNVAEKFNFRVNTFTHILEGYKVADKMKQHGVGASTFSDWWAYKFEVNDAIPFNGPIMHNEGLVVAYNSDDAEMSRRLNQEAAKAVKYGNISEEDAWKFVTLNPAKLLHIDDKVGSLKVGKDADVVLWSENPLSIYAKAEKTIIEGVVYFDIEKDAEKQTAITKERNELIGQMLQEKNKGNSTQQPTRKEKKEYHCDTLEQW; encoded by the coding sequence ATGAAAAAAGCCCTACTACTACTCTTTTTGAGCCTTTTTTTAACAAAAATGCATGCTCAAGACTATTTCCCCGTTAACGAAAGTGTACATAATAAAAGTAAAAATTACACTGTTTTTACAAATGCCACTATTTATGTTACTCCAACCCAAAAAATCGAAAAAGGAACTTTACTTATTCAAGATGGAAAAGTAATCGCTGTTGGAACCAATGTTACGATTCCTAAAAACAGTATCAGTGTTGATCTTACAGGAAAAACTATTTATCCGTCATTTATAGATATTTATACCAATTTTGGAATTGAAATTCCAAAAAACAATCTTTCTCCAGGAAGAAACCGAAATCAAATTTATGACACTAAAAAATCTGGCTATTATTGGAACGAAAGCATTAGACCAGAAGTAAATGGTTATGAATCTTTTAAATATGATCAACCAAAAGCAGATGAATTACTGAAAGCAGGTTTTGGAGTTGTAGGAACTCACGTTGTTGACGGAGTTGCTCAAGGAAGCGGCGTTTTGGTTGCATTAAACAATGAAGACAAAAGCAAACAGATTATTGCAAATAAAATTACCAATCATTTTGCGTTTACTAAAAGTGCGTTAACAAGTCAGGCATATCCAAGTTCTTTAATGGGTATGATGGCGTTATTGCGTCAAATGTATTTAGATTTGGATTGGTACAAAAAAGGAAATTCTGAAACTAAAGATTTATCATTGGAAGCACTTGCCGCCAACGAAAAATTGATTCAGGTTTTTGCCACAGAAGACAAATTAAACAGTTTAAGAGCTTCAAAAATTGCAAAAGAATTTGGACTGAATTATATCTTAAAAGGAAGCGGAAATGAATTTGAAAGAATTGAAGAAATTAAAAATACTAATGCAAAATTCATTATTCCGATTAATTTTCCTGAAGCTTATGATGTTTCAAACCCATATCTTTCTAATCAAATTGAATTGACTGATATGCGTTTCTGGAATCAGGCGCCAACTAATTTAAAAGTACTTTCAGATAACGGAGTTGTATTTGCTCTTACGACTGATAAATTAAAAAAAATAGAAGATTTTAAGCCTAATTTATTAAAAGCTATTAAATATGGTTTTGATAAAACAAAGGCTTTAGAAGCTTTAACTACTGTTCCTGCTGCGCTTTTAGGAAAAAGCAACGAAGTAGGAAGTTTAAAAACGGGAAGCTTTGCTAACTTTATTATTACTTCTGGAGAAATCTTTGACGAAAAAACGGTTTTATACGAAAACTGGGTTCAAGGTTCTAAATTTATTCTAAATGACATTAAGGCGAAAGATATTCGTGGCAATTACGACTTAACAGTTGGTAAGGATATTTATAAATGGAAAATCGACGGAACTGCTGAAGCTCAAAAATCTGAGATTACAACTGCAGATTCTAAAAAAATAAAAAGCACTTTCTCAATTGCTAAAAACTGGATCACATTAGTAATCAAACCTGCAGACACGATTAAATCTAATTTTACGCGTTTAACGGGATTTATTGAAAATCAGCAGAATTTATCCGGAAAAGCAACTTTATCAAACGGAGAAGAATTGGTTTGGAATGCGGTAAAAACGAGTCCGTTTGTTGCTGTAAAAGATACCGCTAAAGCTGAAAAACCAAATCCGATAATGCCAGTAACCTATCCGAACGTGGCTTTTGGAGATACAAAAAAACAATCTGCTCAGACATTATTATTTAAAAATGCAACCGTTTGGACAAACGAAAAAGAAGGCATTTTAACAGAAAGTGATGTTTTAATAAAAAATGGAAAAATCGCTGCTATCGGCAAAAATCTTTCTGATGCAGGCGCAACTGTTATTGATTCAAAAGGAAAACATATTACAAGCGGTATTATTGACGAACATTCGCATATTGCAATTTCTAAAGGTGTGAATGAAAGCGGTCATAACTCAACTGCCGAAGTTACGATTCAGGATGTTGTAAATTCTGAAGACATTAATATTTATAGAGATTTAGCTGGAGGTGTTACAATTTCTCAATTATTGCATGGATCTGCAAATCCGATTGGAGGTCGTTCTGCTATTGTAAAATGGAAATGGGGTTCTTCTCCAGAAGAAATGTTATATAAAAATCAGCCTAAATTTATCAAGTTTGCTCTGGGTGAAAACGTAAAACAAGCCAATTGGGGAATTGACAATCCGACTCGTTTTCCGCAAACTAGAATGGGTGTTGAACAAGTCTTTACCGATTATTTTCAATTAGCAAAAGAATATGATGAAAATTGGAAAAAATTCAATTCAGGAAACAAAAAAGGAAAAGCGCCAAGAGTAGATTTAGAATTACAGACTTTGGCCGAAATTTTAAATAAAGAACGTTTTATTACTTGTCACTCTTATATAGAATCTGAAATTTTAATGCTAATGAATGTTGCTGAAAAATTCAATTTTAGAGTAAATACTTTTACGCATATTTTGGAAGGATACAAAGTTGCAGATAAAATGAAACAACATGGCGTAGGCGCTTCTACTTTCTCAGATTGGTGGGCTTACAAATTTGAGGTAAATGACGCTATTCCGTTCAACGGACCAATTATGCATAATGAAGGACTTGTTGTAGCTTACAATTCTGACGATGCAGAAATGTCTAGACGTTTGAATCAAGAAGCTGCAAAAGCTGTAAAATATGGAAATATCTCTGAAGAAGATGCTTGGAAATTTGTTACGCTGAATCCTGCCAAATTATTACACATTGACGATAAAGTAGGAAGTTTAAAAGTAGGTAAAGATGCAGATGTTGTTTTATGGAGCGAAAATCCGTTATCTATTTATGCTAAAGCTGAAAAAACGATTATTGAAGGTGTAGTTTATTTTGACATCGAAAAAGACGCAGAAAAACAGACGGCGATTACAAAGGAAAGAAATGAATTGATTGGACAAATGCTGCAAGAAAAGAATAAGGGAAACAGCACTCAGCAACCAACCAGAAAAGAGAAAAAAGAATACCACTGCGACACATTGGAGCAATGGTAA
- a CDS encoding Gfo/Idh/MocA family protein, with the protein MKKENNIKWGIIGLGNIASQFAADLSLLKDAELTAVASRDINKGKEFGEKFNAQKVYDCYDLIFKDPEVEIIYIATPHNSHAELSIKALENGKHVLCEKPMALSYKDAQRMIEASKKHNKFFMEAFWTRFIPSVQNVLQKINNNVIGQINYIKADFAFHGSETENKRLFDKELGGGALFDIGVYPLFLSYILLGNPKEIIAKAIKHKNDIDLQTSMILQYEAAQSILHASIVSESDMKAIISGTKGRIELNAPWFVADVYSLFINEEKEATFTLPTLGKGYAHEIMECQNCIRNNQIESKLWSHQNCLDLSLIVEEIKNQIKLPF; encoded by the coding sequence ATGAAAAAAGAGAACAATATAAAATGGGGAATTATTGGTTTGGGAAATATTGCAAGCCAATTTGCAGCAGATTTATCTTTACTAAAAGATGCAGAACTTACAGCCGTCGCTTCTAGAGATATTAATAAAGGAAAAGAATTTGGCGAAAAATTTAATGCTCAAAAAGTTTACGATTGCTACGATTTGATTTTCAAAGATCCAGAAGTTGAGATAATCTACATTGCAACGCCTCATAATTCTCATGCCGAACTGTCTATAAAAGCTTTAGAAAATGGTAAACATGTTTTATGCGAAAAACCAATGGCTTTGTCCTATAAAGATGCTCAAAGAATGATCGAAGCTTCTAAAAAGCACAATAAATTTTTTATGGAAGCTTTTTGGACACGATTTATTCCGTCGGTTCAAAATGTTTTGCAGAAAATAAACAATAATGTAATTGGTCAAATAAATTACATAAAAGCCGATTTTGCCTTTCACGGAAGTGAAACCGAAAACAAAAGATTATTTGATAAAGAATTAGGCGGCGGCGCTCTCTTTGATATTGGCGTTTATCCTTTATTTCTATCTTATATTTTATTAGGAAATCCGAAAGAAATTATAGCAAAAGCCATAAAACATAAAAATGATATTGATTTACAAACTTCTATGATTTTGCAATACGAAGCGGCTCAATCGATTCTGCATGCTTCAATAGTTTCAGAATCTGATATGAAAGCGATTATTTCGGGAACAAAAGGAAGAATTGAATTAAACGCGCCTTGGTTTGTTGCCGATGTATATTCTTTATTTATAAATGAAGAAAAAGAAGCAACTTTTACTTTACCAACTTTAGGAAAAGGATATGCTCATGAAATTATGGAATGTCAGAATTGCATTAGAAATAATCAAATTGAAAGCAAACTTTGGTCACATCAAAATTGTTTGGATTTGAGTTTGATTGTGGAAGAGATTAAAAATCAAATTAAATTACCATTTTAA
- a CDS encoding YifB family Mg chelatase-like AAA ATPase: MLVKVYGSAVFGVEATTITVEVHMDKGIGYHLVGLPDNAIKESSYRIAAALKNNGFSLPGKKITINMAPADLRKEGSSYDLTLAMGILVGSDQIKAPEIERYIIMGELSLDGSLQPIRGALPIAIKAKEEGYKGFFLPIQNVKEAAIVSDLDVYGVENLKEIIDFFSGKGTLQPTVIDTRAEFYKTLDFPEFDFSDVRGQESIKRCMEIAAAGGHNIILIGPPGAGKTMLAKRVPSILPPMTLREALETTKIHSVAGKLKEVGLMNQRPFRSPHHTISNVALVGGGSYPQPGEISMAHNGVLFLDELPEFKRDVLEVMRQPLEDREVTISRAKFTITYPSSFMLVASMNPSPSGFFNDPSMPNTTSPHEMQRYMSKISGPLLDRIDIHIEVTPVPFEKLADERKAESSVEIRKRVTAAREIQTKRFETVENVHYNAQMSSKLIREFCVLDEPSKELLKNAMERLNLSARAYDRILKVSRTIADLDNAPNIISSHIAEAIQYRSLDREGWLG; encoded by the coding sequence ATGTTAGTAAAAGTTTACGGAAGTGCTGTTTTTGGAGTAGAAGCGACAACAATTACGGTAGAGGTTCATATGGATAAAGGAATTGGTTATCATTTAGTTGGATTGCCAGATAATGCTATAAAAGAAAGCAGTTACCGAATTGCAGCAGCATTAAAAAATAACGGATTTAGTCTTCCTGGAAAGAAAATTACAATCAATATGGCGCCCGCCGATCTTAGAAAAGAAGGTTCTTCGTATGATTTGACTTTGGCTATGGGAATTCTAGTCGGTTCAGATCAAATAAAAGCTCCCGAAATTGAACGTTATATTATTATGGGAGAACTTTCTCTCGACGGAAGTTTACAGCCCATTCGCGGAGCTTTGCCAATTGCAATAAAAGCTAAAGAAGAAGGTTATAAAGGTTTTTTTCTTCCGATTCAAAATGTAAAAGAAGCGGCGATTGTTTCAGATTTAGATGTTTACGGGGTTGAAAATCTAAAAGAAATTATTGATTTTTTCTCAGGAAAAGGAACTTTGCAACCAACCGTAATCGATACAAGAGCAGAATTCTACAAAACGCTCGATTTTCCAGAATTTGATTTTTCGGATGTTCGCGGGCAAGAAAGTATCAAACGTTGTATGGAAATCGCGGCTGCTGGAGGTCATAACATTATTTTGATTGGGCCGCCCGGAGCTGGAAAAACAATGTTGGCGAAACGAGTTCCGAGTATTTTGCCGCCAATGACCTTGCGTGAAGCTTTGGAAACCACTAAAATTCACAGCGTTGCAGGAAAACTAAAAGAAGTTGGTTTGATGAATCAAAGACCTTTTAGGAGTCCGCACCACACTATTTCAAATGTGGCATTGGTCGGAGGCGGAAGTTATCCGCAGCCTGGAGAAATCTCAATGGCGCATAATGGTGTTTTATTTTTGGATGAATTGCCAGAATTTAAAAGAGATGTTTTAGAAGTTATGCGTCAGCCGTTGGAAGATCGTGAAGTAACAATTTCACGTGCTAAATTTACGATTACTTATCCATCTTCATTTATGCTTGTGGCGAGTATGAACCCTAGTCCGAGTGGATTTTTTAATGATCCAAGTATGCCAAATACAACTTCTCCGCACGAAATGCAACGTTATATGAGTAAGATTTCAGGTCCGTTATTAGATCGAATTGATATTCATATTGAAGTTACGCCAGTTCCTTTCGAAAAATTAGCAGACGAAAGAAAGGCAGAAAGTAGTGTAGAAATCCGTAAACGTGTTACAGCAGCGAGAGAAATTCAAACCAAAAGATTTGAAACGGTCGAAAATGTTCATTACAACGCCCAAATGAGCAGTAAACTAATTCGTGAATTTTGTGTTTTGGATGAACCTTCAAAAGAATTATTAAAAAACGCAATGGAAAGATTGAATCTTTCAGCGCGCGCGTATGACAGAATTTTGAAAGTTTCCAGAACTATTGCCGATTTAGATAATGCTCCAAATATTATTTCGTCGCATATTGCAGAAGCAATTCAATATAGAAGTTTAGATAGAGAAGGCTGGTTGGGATAG